The following proteins are encoded in a genomic region of Dyadobacter sp. UC 10:
- a CDS encoding GyrI-like domain-containing protein — translation MLSEPKMERRSERPYLAIAKTVHMNDIPDVLPPLIPEVKQWMEGQGVKASGPDFFLYKSMNGQGELDCEAGFPVSEEIEGNGRVIGGSFPAGNYASIIYTGDFKDMMQAHVALENWISQQGLTEKKQITDGRTAWGGRTEFYLVDPDFEPDPEKWQTEVVFLLED, via the coding sequence ATGCTTTCAGAACCTAAAATGGAGCGCCGGAGTGAAAGGCCATATCTGGCTATTGCAAAAACTGTTCACATGAACGATATCCCGGATGTTTTGCCACCGCTCATCCCGGAAGTAAAGCAATGGATGGAAGGGCAGGGGGTTAAGGCTTCCGGACCGGATTTTTTTCTTTATAAATCCATGAACGGGCAAGGTGAACTGGATTGTGAGGCCGGCTTTCCCGTCAGCGAGGAGATTGAAGGCAACGGCCGTGTCATCGGTGGGTCTTTCCCGGCGGGCAACTACGCCAGCATCATTTACACCGGAGATTTTAAGGACATGATGCAGGCGCACGTCGCTTTGGAAAACTGGATATCACAGCAGGGACTTACCGAAAAGAAGCAAATTACAGACGGACGAACAGCGTGGGGCGGGCGCACTGAGTTTTATCTGGTAGATCCTGACTTTGAGCCAGATCCGGAAAAATGGCAGACGGAAGTCGTCTTTTTGCTGGAAGACTGA
- a CDS encoding serine hydrolase domain-containing protein gives MAQQANFDSAVSTELKRLNIPGLAVAKLESGKVAWTGYYGYQNLEKQVPVTENTVFQIASVAKTVTAAAIMQLVGQGYFSLDDDINGFLPFPVRNAFFPEKPITIRHLLRHRSSIRDNPDYLLPFWEGDYKGPDIALGTFLQNYLAAGGPTYRKDKNFIHTAPGDSFEYSNMGYALLGYIVERTAKMPFDEYCQKKLFTPLEMHNTNWFPDRIDPDKLATAYTFSDSLKVYQQRHQSTFPDYPSGQLRTSIGDLAKFLACWTNNGKFNGKSIIDSLAVQTLTPRNLSLGFHTWFLYLLNTETPMYSHNGHSPGVSTYMLYDPFSKNGLIILMNGEVTSYADWRKLIGLLYRGR, from the coding sequence GTGGCACAACAAGCGAACTTTGATTCTGCCGTTTCAACCGAACTTAAGCGCCTCAATATACCAGGCCTGGCAGTAGCAAAACTGGAATCAGGAAAAGTGGCCTGGACAGGTTATTATGGATATCAAAATTTAGAAAAACAAGTCCCTGTCACCGAAAACACGGTTTTTCAAATTGCCTCAGTTGCAAAAACTGTAACAGCAGCGGCCATTATGCAGTTGGTCGGACAGGGATATTTTTCGCTGGACGATGACATAAACGGCTTTTTACCATTCCCTGTCAGAAACGCATTCTTCCCTGAGAAGCCCATCACTATCAGGCACTTATTAAGACACCGATCTTCAATACGCGATAATCCCGACTACCTGCTCCCATTTTGGGAAGGAGATTACAAAGGTCCTGATATTGCGTTAGGTACTTTTTTACAGAATTATCTGGCAGCAGGCGGACCGACTTATCGAAAGGACAAGAATTTTATCCACACCGCACCGGGGGACAGCTTCGAATACTCGAATATGGGATATGCCCTCCTGGGTTATATTGTAGAAAGAACCGCGAAAATGCCTTTTGATGAATACTGTCAAAAGAAACTGTTTACCCCTCTTGAAATGCACAATACCAACTGGTTTCCTGATCGTATTGATCCTGACAAGCTGGCAACCGCCTACACATTTTCTGATTCGCTAAAAGTCTATCAACAGCGACACCAAAGCACTTTCCCAGATTACCCTTCGGGTCAATTAAGGACCAGTATTGGAGATCTTGCCAAATTTTTGGCCTGCTGGACGAATAATGGCAAATTCAATGGGAAGTCCATCATCGATAGCCTCGCCGTGCAAACACTTACACCCAGGAATTTAAGCCTTGGCTTTCACACATGGTTTTTGTATTTACTTAACACCGAAACCCCCATGTACAGTCACAACGGGCATAGTCCGGGCGTATCTACTTACATGCTTTACGACCCGTTTTCCAAAAACGGGCTGATTATTTTGATGAATGGCGAGGTAACTTCCTATGCGGATTGGCGGAAGCTAATTGGCCTTCTTTATCGCGGACGATAG
- a CDS encoding glycoside hydrolase family 28 protein — translation MISKKLIPLLALAAFAFNHAQAQKKTENYSWTNLPKIQQPVFKKDTLRITAFGAVPDGITLNTKAINSAIDACSKKGGGVVLVPAGLWMTGPVVMKSNVNLHLSQAATLLFTPDKTQYALTEGFYEGKAAARNESPISGKNLEHIAITGKGIIDGNGDAWRAVHRSQLTESQWKEKVASGGVLKDDGKTWYPSEQFKKASVEGMSMLLTTGKQPKDFAEMKDFLRPNLVVLNNCKKVLLEGVTFQNSAAWCLHPLMCQDLTIRNVRTKNPEYAHNGDGMDIESCKNFLIEGCTLDVGDDAICIKSGKDEEGRKRGIPTENGVIRNNMVYNGHGGFVVGSEMSGGARNIFVENCTFMGTDKGLRFKSVRGRGGVVEKIYARNIYMKDIRQEAVFFDLYYFVKFATDGERDMRPEVNEGTPVFRDMHFENIVCNGATKGVFVRGLPEMPVRNIVMENMVLASETGMELTDADQIKFKNVKLITQKTKPVIMIDNGTNISFDQLKYNDASEMLISVQGERSRQITIEHTDLTRAQKTKEFQKGAKENSLVIQGGK, via the coding sequence ATGATCTCAAAAAAACTAATCCCCTTACTGGCGCTGGCTGCTTTTGCTTTCAATCATGCGCAAGCCCAGAAAAAAACTGAAAATTACAGCTGGACAAACCTGCCTAAAATACAGCAGCCGGTCTTCAAAAAAGATACCCTGCGCATAACCGCATTTGGCGCGGTACCCGATGGTATTACACTTAATACCAAGGCGATCAACTCGGCAATCGACGCTTGCAGCAAGAAAGGCGGTGGTGTGGTGCTGGTACCTGCCGGACTCTGGATGACGGGGCCGGTGGTGATGAAAAGCAATGTAAACCTTCACCTCAGCCAGGCGGCTACCCTTCTTTTTACCCCCGACAAAACCCAGTATGCGCTAACGGAAGGGTTTTATGAAGGCAAAGCGGCCGCCCGGAACGAATCGCCGATATCCGGTAAAAATCTGGAACACATCGCGATCACCGGTAAAGGGATTATCGACGGAAATGGCGACGCCTGGCGGGCTGTACACCGTTCCCAATTGACGGAAAGCCAATGGAAAGAAAAAGTAGCTTCCGGCGGCGTTTTGAAAGATGACGGTAAGACCTGGTATCCGAGTGAGCAATTCAAAAAGGCCAGCGTGGAAGGTATGAGCATGCTTTTGACAACCGGTAAGCAGCCAAAGGATTTTGCAGAAATGAAGGATTTCCTCCGGCCGAATCTGGTGGTTTTGAACAATTGTAAAAAGGTGCTGCTGGAAGGCGTTACTTTCCAGAATTCTGCCGCCTGGTGCCTGCATCCGCTGATGTGCCAGGATCTGACGATCCGTAATGTGCGCACGAAAAATCCGGAATATGCGCACAATGGTGACGGAATGGACATCGAATCCTGCAAAAACTTCCTGATCGAAGGCTGTACGCTGGACGTGGGCGACGACGCGATCTGCATTAAATCCGGCAAGGATGAAGAAGGAAGAAAACGCGGTATACCTACTGAAAATGGCGTGATCCGGAATAATATGGTATATAATGGTCACGGCGGCTTTGTGGTAGGCAGTGAAATGAGCGGCGGTGCGCGCAATATCTTTGTGGAGAACTGTACGTTCATGGGTACAGATAAAGGGCTGCGCTTCAAGTCGGTACGCGGCCGCGGCGGGGTGGTGGAAAAGATTTACGCGAGAAACATTTACATGAAGGATATCCGTCAGGAAGCGGTATTTTTTGATCTGTATTATTTTGTGAAGTTTGCAACGGACGGTGAGCGTGATATGCGACCGGAAGTGAATGAAGGCACACCGGTTTTCAGGGATATGCATTTTGAGAATATCGTCTGCAATGGCGCAACGAAGGGTGTTTTTGTGCGGGGTTTGCCCGAAATGCCAGTCAGGAATATTGTAATGGAAAACATGGTACTGGCCTCAGAGACTGGCATGGAACTGACCGACGCTGATCAGATTAAATTCAAAAACGTAAAACTGATCACACAGAAAACCAAGCCGGTGATTATGATCGACAATGGTACCAACATCAGTTTTGATCAGTTGAAATACAATGATGCCAGCGAAATGCTGATTTCGGTACAGGGCGAGCGCAGCCGGCAAATTACAATAGAACATACCGACCTGACCAGGGCTCAAAAGACAAAAGAATTTCAGAAAGGTGCGAAAGAAAACAGCCTGGTAATTCAAGGTGGCAAATAA
- a CDS encoding RagB/SusD family nutrient uptake outer membrane protein, with amino-acid sequence MNSLIRKAGIWTISLLAFSSCEDALEEYNPSGLTAETVYTTPEGFETLVNAAYSYQRWWYGKEEGYNIAETGTDIWTSGAGEVYRDLTQYLNLQGSNAALTNEWRELYAAVNLCNGGINRIEGAGLPAAIRPVREGELRFLRAFYYWHIVETWGGVHFTTDETGGIVTTANKTPVETFYNQIFEDLKTAVANLPATQPQYGRVTKGAAQAFLARMYLTRGMNKEALDMAEAVLNGNYGYQLESNFANLWNMGNLKSKEVIYTVDYAANLALNDLSNSTFNPYGHGRGSNNAHLLFLMKYDDRPGMIRDLPNGRPFNRYMPTRFLLDLFSENDARYESSFMETWYANSATLPAGIAKGDTAVYVTRKNIPDAIENSKKYQTYDRDDVYMADGLVKDNLRYPTLSKFMDPTRASLNEAQSARDVFVIRLAEVYLIAAEAQLQLGNKAEAARHINIIRTRAAKPGKAAAMQITAADVTLDFILDERARELAGEQLRWFDLKRTGKLVERVKKYAPDNAINIQEHHVLRPIPQTQLDAVVNKAEFKQNEGYQ; translated from the coding sequence ATGAACTCATTGATCAGGAAAGCAGGCATATGGACGATTTCCCTGCTGGCATTCAGCTCCTGCGAGGATGCCCTTGAAGAATATAACCCCTCCGGACTGACCGCCGAGACGGTTTATACAACACCGGAAGGTTTTGAAACACTGGTAAATGCAGCCTATTCGTACCAGAGATGGTGGTATGGAAAAGAAGAAGGCTACAACATTGCTGAAACGGGAACGGACATCTGGACGAGCGGCGCCGGCGAAGTGTACCGTGATTTAACCCAATACCTGAACCTGCAAGGCAGTAATGCTGCCTTAACGAACGAATGGCGGGAGCTATATGCAGCCGTCAATCTTTGCAACGGAGGTATCAATCGCATTGAAGGCGCTGGCTTGCCGGCGGCGATACGTCCGGTGCGCGAGGGAGAACTTCGCTTTTTGCGCGCATTCTATTACTGGCATATTGTCGAAACCTGGGGAGGCGTGCATTTCACGACGGACGAAACGGGCGGGATTGTCACCACGGCCAACAAAACGCCGGTGGAGACTTTCTACAACCAGATTTTTGAAGATCTGAAAACTGCGGTAGCAAACCTGCCGGCTACGCAGCCGCAATACGGACGCGTTACAAAAGGTGCTGCGCAGGCGTTTCTGGCGAGAATGTACCTTACCCGCGGCATGAACAAAGAGGCGCTGGATATGGCGGAGGCTGTTTTGAATGGAAATTACGGTTACCAGCTCGAAAGCAATTTTGCCAACCTGTGGAATATGGGCAACCTGAAATCGAAGGAAGTGATTTATACGGTTGATTACGCTGCGAATCTGGCGCTGAACGATCTGTCAAACTCGACCTTTAATCCATATGGTCATGGTCGCGGCAGCAACAATGCACATTTATTGTTTTTGATGAAATACGACGACCGTCCGGGTATGATCAGGGATTTGCCGAACGGCCGGCCATTCAACCGCTATATGCCGACCCGGTTCCTGCTGGACCTGTTTTCAGAAAACGACGCGCGTTACGAAAGTAGTTTTATGGAAACCTGGTACGCCAACTCGGCAACACTTCCAGCCGGTATTGCAAAAGGTGACACGGCGGTGTATGTTACGAGGAAAAACATTCCGGACGCTATTGAAAATTCGAAAAAATACCAGACTTACGACCGCGACGATGTTTACATGGCAGATGGTTTGGTAAAAGACAACCTGCGCTACCCTACACTTTCCAAGTTTATGGATCCGACGCGCGCAAGTCTGAACGAGGCGCAGAGTGCACGGGACGTGTTCGTGATCCGTCTGGCGGAAGTGTACCTGATCGCTGCGGAAGCACAATTGCAACTGGGTAATAAGGCGGAGGCAGCCAGACACATCAATATAATCCGTACGAGGGCTGCAAAGCCGGGCAAGGCAGCGGCCATGCAGATCACAGCCGCGGACGTCACCCTCGACTTCATTCTCGACGAACGCGCGCGGGAGCTGGCAGGCGAGCAGCTGCGCTGGTTTGACCTGAAAAGAACCGGGAAACTCGTGGAGCGCGTCAAAAAGTACGCTCCCGATAACGCGATCAACATTCAGGAACACCACGTACTACGCCCCATTCCGCAAACGCAGCTGGATGCAGTTGTGAACAAGGCAGAATTTAAACAGAATGAAGGTTATCAGTAG